The window gcgcttctggagccgtgaggtgtgcatcctgcatcaccggaagagtactgtacgtgagcgccACCGcactttgcggcaccgccacatacagtactccaggagcacaggatgtggataaaccaataaaagaggtgccccttctggaagtgcagcaggggccggataaatggcctcagggggccacatgcggcccacgggccgtagtttggggacccctgctctaaccaactgagctatctggccagggcaagaactaCTTTTTCTTAAAACTCTGCGCATGCTGCTGCTCCTAAATCTGGCTTTATTGATTGCAGCCTCAACTATTCACCCACCACAGAGAGTCAACTAtaacctctctttccttcctccctttagTTTACTCAAAGAACACTCACCTTTAATACCAAGGAAACAGACATGAGGGAGGTACAAAAAGCCATCCCGCCAAGGCCAGTCATAAGTAGAGTCCTTCTTCCTGCTTTTTCCACCAGAAAcagctaaaagaagaaatataacatGACATTTCTGCTTTCCTTTTCATGAAAACACTGTGAGCTACCGGAATCTGCCTTAACAATAGCAAGGTACTTGCTATAGTCACACTTTCCCTTTTTATCTTATACAATCCCTCCTATAACCTCCCTCTTTCCCATCCATTCCATATGTGCTTGAAAAAAGTGAAGACTACTTACACCCATTATTCAACATCTCTTTTCCCCCGGAAGAAGAATTGAACAACAACAGTAGGCTTAAATAATGGAAGTACATACAACCCATCTTTGAACACGGGTAGCAAGAAGTCCTCTTCCCCCTAACCCGTCCCCACAAAATGATCAAACCATCCAACCTACAGACACTACAGTGAAGATGGTATTAACCACACCAGCACCAATGGTGGCATAGATGGGCTCCTCAACACCTGCATCTTTAAAGATTCCTGTTGAGTAATAGAACACCTGGGAGGAAACAAAAGAAGATGCAACTTTAAAGTAGCACTTGTGCATGGCAGCTGAAAAATAGGCCCTACTTGCTATTTTGAGTACGAGATGTATTTTGCAAAATGCTTTGTTACAAAATGATTTAATTAGATCGACCAAAGATTGATGAGGAAACACCAGGGCATAAATCAGTATTTAAAGAGGTGGGACAACGGTGTTCTTCAGAACCAAATATTTTATCAACAATGGATAGGAGGTATAGCAATATTCTCTCTTTTCACACCAAGACTCAAAAGCAGAAAGCTGATATTTGCATAGAATATAAGAGCTACCCGCAGATTACTAGCTTCCCGTCTAGCCCCTGCTCTCAACTGTCATTGTTTTGATTCTAGATGGAAAAAAATGCATAGAACGGTATGATTATATCAGTTTCAAGATGCCAGTGTGCTTTTGGACCTCATATTTCCTGACTGTTCTCCAGGACTttatactgattttatttatgtatttatttatttacttatacacTGATTTTATAATGTAAAGTCCCAGAGAAAAGCCAAGGCATATAAATTCTTGGTTATCTACTTTGGGTTGTATGACTTAATTATCACTGGTGACATCATATAAGACAGATCAGAGTTAAAGAGGGCTGGAAATTAaacagtggtaaaaaaaaatatcgTGTTGCCCTATATATTGAAAAGTCTAGAACAGGATGTTAACCATCTCTTCCAAGATTAAAGgtgaaaaaattttcatttttatttatttttgcatttttcctcaTGGAAAACAAGTACTATCAGtatcattttaagaaataaaactgacctgtggtggcacagtggataaagcgtcgacctggaatgctgaggtcactggtttgaatccctgagcttgccaggtcaaggcacatataggaagcaattattgtactacaagttgatgcttcccacttctccctcctctttctttctcttcttccctctttcactctctctcctcctctaaaaatgaataaaaatctaaaaaaaataaaaaataaaaacgcacaaacaaataaaaccaaaacctaGATAATCAACATTTTCTGAGTGGCTGCTACATAGCAGGCGTTGTGAGGAACTCTACGTAAGAAGGTGAGCTATTCAGCTCAGGTCAGGGGTTGTAACGGAGGTATTTCAGAATGCTTTGGACACAAACGCCAATACTCACGGCATTGATTCCAGAGAGCTGCTGAGCGAGCTGCAGCATGATGGAGATCAGGATGGGCTGCTGGTAATTCCGGACCCTGAAGAGCTCCAGCACAGTGACTTGCTTCTCTTGGGCCATCCTAGCACTCTCATCTTTCATCTCCTGGAGCTCCTGAGTCACGTCCTGGGTGCCCCACAATCGCTGGAGGACTGGTGAAGAGAacaaagaggaaaggagacagataaGGCGCTGTGCCCACATCCATTTTTCTCATAAGACAGCTGGGGAGAAGCCACCGGAGATGAGCCCTGGACATGAGCTAATCAATCAACATCCATGTCTTatcttctcatctccttctttaGGAGTTACAAGTCCCTGATTTAGTAATCAGAAAACTCCTCACTTGGGTCTGAGGGGCAGGGAAAAGAGATGACAAAAAATAGATCCATCCAATATCATTATCCTAAAATAATCCAGAATCCTACAATTTCTGTAAGTGAAACTGTGAAGGATACTCACTCTTCTTAGCcttgtcttcttcctttctgataatGAGCAAGAATCTAGGGCTTTCTGGGCAAAATAAAAGGGCTATGCATTGTAGGATAGCTGGAAGGATGGGGAAGCCCAACAGCACAGGCCAAAGATCATCAGTCCCTAAGATGACGTTCAGACCAAAGACCTAGAAACCAGAAAAAGATAATACTATAAACCTCATATTTTATAGGCCACAtattgattaaaaacaaacaaaaaagttcaaaaaattattcattcttttatcacaggaaaagataaatgctttttctttctttctttcttttctctacccTGCTTGCTTCTTCAGCTTGTCTGTGAgctataataataatacctgAAACATATATAGTTGAATATGCCAAATGTGCTTTTGAGTACattatgttaacttttttttttttttttttagtgagagagacagagagagggacagatagggacagacaggcagggagagagatgagaagtatcaattcttcattgcagctccttagttgttcactgattgctttctcatatgtgctttgacggggggggggggactacagtagagcgagtaaccccttgctcaagccagtgaccttgggcttaagccagcagcaaccttaggcttcaagcctgtgacctttgggctcaagccagcgaccatagggtcatgtctatgatcccacactcaagtcagtaaccccgtggctcaagccgatgagcccaagctcaagcctgagaccttggggtttcgattctgggtcctctgcatcccagtccgatgctctatccactgtgccatcacctggtcaaacTTTATGTTAACCTTTTTAATGGCCCTTGACACTAAGACTCATAATACTCCTTAAATTTAAGTTCCAAATAAGTACCTGGGATACCAGAATCCCAATGACGATGGCCAACTGGTGGAGAGTGCCAAAGGCCCCCCGCAGGGCAGTAGGAGATACCTCTCCAATGTATACAGGCACAAAACCTGTGCTGAGTCCGCAGAAGAGGCCAATAACCAACCGGCCCAGGATCAGCATTACAACGGACTCCACTAATTTGCACAATCCCATAAGGCCGCCACCGATGATAGCCAACAGATTGACAATAAGCATTGAATTGCACCTGAAAGTTTAAGCAAAGGCAAGGCAAGTTAGAAAAACAATTCTggtctttccccttctttccttatTATACTGTTCCCCAAGCCCAAGCTCATAAATCTCTTTTGATTTAACTTTTCcacttttagtgtgtgtgtgtgtgtgtgtgtgtgtgtgtgtgtgtgtgtgagagagagagagagagagagagacagagacaggtagagagggacagatagggacagacaggaaaggagagagatgagaagcatcaattcttcattgcagctccttaagtCTCTTTagttgtcgtatgtgccttgacgggggggggggggattggggGGAGCATGGGactacagccgagccagtgaccccttgctcaagccagcgaccttgtgctcaagccagcaaccatggggtcatgtctatgatctcatgctcaagccaacgaccccaaccctgagctcaagcaggagacctcagagtttcagacctgggtcctctgcatcccagtccaatgctctatccactgtgctactgcctggtgaGGCCAAAAAGGAGAATCTTAAACAAGTTATCTAAGTGACTTTTAGGCATGTAGAGGTATGAGAACCATTGATACTGGTTATCTCAACTAGAAATGTTCTGGGATAGAAAGTGGAAAAGTTAGGCCTGACCAGGGAgcggatcagtggatagagcatcagactgggatgcaatggacccaggtttgaaactggcttgagcgcaagctcatctggcttgagcacagtctcaccagcttgagcaagaggttgctggcttgagcgtgggatcataggcatgaccccatggtagctgtcTAGAGCCCAAAGTCgttggctggagcaaggggtcactcactctgctgtagcctcctggtcaggacacatatgggagagcaatcaatgagcaactaaggtgctataatgaagacttgatgcttctcatctctctcccttcctgtctgtctgtccctctctctgtctctccgtctctgccgcaaaaaaaaagattctcctcTTTTAAGTTGTAGTTATAGCCCAGCATTTTAGaaagcagtttatttttaattgaatttattggggtgacattggtaaataaaattatatgggtttcaagtgtacaattctataatacattatctgtatactgTGGTGTGTATTTAGCATCCCAAATTCAGTCTCCTTCTACATATTAGCTGTTTATCCCTCTTTTACCCTTCTCTGACTCCCCCCACCTTCCTTtacctctggcaatcaccatgcTAGATAGTCTGTGTCTGtttattgatttcctttttttttttcattttgggtatttttttgaagtgagaagcagggaggcagagacagactcccacatgtaccctactgggatccacctggcaagcccaccagggggcgatgctttgcccatctggggcattgctccgttgcaatcggagccattctcgcacctgaggtggaggccatggagccatcctcagcatgtgggccaactttgctccaatggagccttggctgcgggaggggaagagatagagaggaagaagagggggaggggtggagaagcagatgggtgcttctcctgtgtgccttgacctggaatcgaacccggaacattcacacactggcctgatgctctaccactgagcaatctAGCCAGGGCAGTTGATTtactttttgcttaatcctttctcctttttcacccTAGCCCCCCAaaacccttcccctctgacaactaACAGGTCATTCAATAtctgtaaaatctatttctattttgttcattagatttcacatatgggtgaaatcatatggtacctagtctttctttgcctgacttatttcatttagcataaagctctccaggtccacctatgctattgcaaagggtaagatttttttttttaatttatttattaaatttaatgcagtgacattaataaatcagggtacatatgttgaaagaaaacatctctagattattttgacatttgattgtgctgtgtacccctcccccaaagttaaattgtcttctgtcaccttctatctggttttcttgtgcccctcccctcccccaacccctctctccttcttcgtcccctcccccctccccccaccccccacccctgttgccatcacattcttgttcatgtctctgagtctcatttttatgtcccttctatgtatggattcatatagttcttagtttttttctgatttacttatttcactctgtataatgttatcaaggtccatccatgttattgtaaatgatccgatgtcatcatttcttatggctgagtagtactccatagtatatatgtaccaaagctttttaatccactcgtcctctgacggacacttgggctgtttccagatctttgctattgtgaacaatgctgccacaaacatgggggtgcatttctccttttggagccattctatggtgtccttggggtatattcctaaaagtgagatagctgggtcaaaaggcagttcgattttcagttttttgaggaatctccatactgttttccacagtggttgcaccagtctgcattcccaccagcagtgcaggagggttcccgcaaagggtaagattttagCAAGCACTTTAGGCCAGTAATTCTCAAAGCAGtacatttataaacatatttGACTAGAAATTTTTTAGGAATAAAAATTGTCCTAcctagccctggtcaggtagctcagttggttagagtgccatcCTGATAttctaaggttgcaggttcaatacccagtTAGGGTacacacatgcaagaatcaaccaatgatggtatgaataagtggaacagcaaatcaaaagtttctctcttgctctttcccttcctcctcctctttaaaaaaaaatagcatgacctgtgtggtaacacagtggataaagcattgacgtggcatactgaggtcaccagtttgaatccccaggcttgcccggtcaaggcacacaggagaagcagcaactacgagctgatgatCCCACCCCTACCCACTTCtcgctctctgcctctcctctctaaaaaatcaataaataaaatattaaaataaaattgtcctACCTCATCCTAGATTTATTAAATCATTAGGTGGGGTGGGGCCGAACAATTCCTGTTCTAAAAAGTCCTGtagccactgtgggaagcagtatggagcttcctcagaaaaattaaacacagaactgccttttgaccagtGATTACACTTTTGGGAATATAGTCTAAgaatcccagccctggctggttggctcagcagtagagcatcagcctggcgtgtggaagtcttggatttgattcctggtcagtacacacaggagaagcgaccattcgccacccctccccctcctttttctcttctcctcctgcagccatgacttaaATGGTTcgagaaagttggccccaggtgctgaggatggttccaaggcctcgtctcaggcactaaaacagctcagtttcTGGGCACcagagcaatggcccaagatgggcagagcatcagcccatagggggcttgccagtggatctgGCCAGgtacatgtgggactctgtctctctgcctccccacctctcacttaataaaaaaaaaaaatcccaaaacactaatttgaaagaatatatgcaccttcatgtttttgcaacattatttataatagtcaggatctggaaagagcccaagtgcccatcagtggatgaatatataaaaaagctgtggtacatttagacAATGGACTGCTATGTggctgtaagaaaaaaaaaaggattgccttttgcaacaacatgaatggagcTGGAGATtatatgctaagagaaataagctagtcagagaaaggtaAATACCATAtactctcacttatatgtggaatctaataaaatagaaacagatgcatggacacatggaacagactgacagctgttgaaTGAGGGGATGGGGGATAAAAGAAGGTAGAGGGATTAGCTAAAaacatacataacacataaatacagacaacagtgttaTGATAATTAGAGAGAAAGCAGGGTGGGAAGGTGGAGATGGGCAAAAGGGGGGAGATGGGGATGAAAAGAAACTTTGCTTGTGGTGGTAGGTGCGCTATACAGTGTGCAGacaatgttttattgagttgtacacttgaaacttgaatgatttttgcaaaccaatgtcatcccaataaattcaattaataaaaagaaaataaaaatacataaatttagtgttgccaaataagtaaataaatgaaatcatgtaatATAAATTCTTAGTTTTTCTAATGTCTTGGTCAACCActactgtttggtttttttattcagtcagaggaggggaggcagagagacagactgctgcatgcacctcaaccaggatccacccggcaaacccactaggggtgttgctcagttgttcagcaactgagctcttcttagtacttgaggcagaggccttggagccatcttcagcgcccagggtcaactcactccaattgagccatgactacaggagggggagagagagagagagagagcgcgcgcaagagagggaggggtggagaagcagatgggcacttctcctgtgtgccttgtctgggaattgaacctggacatctacatgccggtgtgacactctaccacagagccaaccggccagggccaattattatttatagttctttttttcattctttggtttttttgtttgtttgtttgtttttgtgacagtcagagacagagagagggacagataggaagggagagagacgagaagtatcaattctttgttgcagcaccttagttgttcattgattgatttctcattgtgccttgaccagggggctacagcagacctagtgaccccttgctcaagccagtgaccttgagctcaagctggtgatccttgctcaaaccagatgagcccacgctcaagccggcaatctcggggtttcaaacctgggtcctctgtgtcccagtctgacgctctatccactgtgccaccacctggtcaggctcgttcttttttatttttaagcactcGGCCACTTGCAATCTTGTGACTTGTAAAGTTCACTTAAGGAGGAATTTCAAAATTCTTGAAAATATAAAGTAGTATTTAGTTTggggaaaataaatagaaagccctccaggtgatttaATATAAGCTAAATTTTGAGAACTATTGCCCTAAGCACTTCTGACATATATAGCTGGTCCATGAGCACACTCAAGAAATAATTTTGGACAAATGCTTCTTACTGCATTTAGTTATTTATAATGTAGTTGTTTAAATAGATCACCAACATACTCATGatgatagattattattttttttatcttttaattaattaattaatatttatttatttttttacagagacagagagtgagtcagagagagggatagacagggatggagagagatgagaagcatcaatcattagtttttcattgcacgttgcaacaccttagttgttcattgattgccctctcatatgtgccttgaccgcgggccttcatgAAGCAGACCGAGTAGCGGGCCTTcaagcagaccgagtagccccttgctagagccagcgaccttgggtttaagctggtgcgttttgctcaagccagatgagcccgcactcaagctggcgacctcggggtctcaaacctgggtcctctgcatcccagtccgatggtctatccactgcgccaccgcctggtcaggcgatgatAGATTATTTAAGATAAGTTTTTCTAcatcacaaaaacaaattcatgCAAAATGCAGTCAGTTTCAGCTCTCCTTTTCCAAGCTAGACTGTGGTGATGTAATTAACAATTAGTATTGATAACTAGCATCAAATAACAAATTATTGCATTTATGCTCTAAAAACATGGCAGAGCCACTGAAACAGTTGATAGAAgactaaaataaaagattaacagTGAAAAATTACTAAAACTGTTGGGAAGAACCAGCACTCTGAGACTTCCATGGTGATTCTTGACTGAGGTGGCCTACTGGAATTACTtgggagctgtgtgtgtgtgtgtgtgtgtgtgtgtgagagagagagagagagagagagagagagagagagagagagagacagagagacagagacacagagagagggacagatagggacagataggaaaggagagaggtgaaaagcatcagttctttgttgtggcaccttagttgttcattgattaccttctcatatgtgccttgtctggggggctctagcagagtgagtgaccccttgctcaaactagtagcctgagctcaagccagtgagctcaggcttcaagcaagcaacctttgggctcaagccagcaaccatggggtcatgtctgtgatcctatgctcaaactagcaaccctgcgctcaagttggtgagtccgtgctcaagccagtgaccttggggtttcgaatctaggtcctctgcgtcccagactgacactctatccagtgccaccacctggtcaggcagttgggGAGCTTTGAAAAATACTGATACATAGGTCCTGGGTCTGGCACTGGGACTTACAAAAAGCTCCCAAGGAGATACTAAATGTGCAGCTACAGTAGAGAccctttaaagagaaaaatctcatcCCTCATTCTCAATTTTacctttctcttcattcttttctttgtttcccccTTCCTCTACTGGTTCTTTGGATAATAAAATGATAGGAAGAAGCCATGTTAGTCCTGGGAAACCCACATTAAAACTTTAATGATTTTAGTAGAAAAAACTTTAATGCcttaaaaaccaaaaccaaaatcaaacattatcaaatatgttgctttcatttttaagaaaacttgAATTCCATTTACATTTCTAGAACATCCAATTAGCTGGTTCCTTCATGAGTCATTAATGAAAGTATTCTACCctctaaagtatttattttattaaaccaaCACAGAGTGAGAAGATACAGGTTTCATTTTTCAggaataaaagaaatttcagctTAGTTATTTGGCCATTATTCACATGCCAAAGACTaaggattataaaatatttcttctctatCCTGCTGTGTAAAATAATGAAAGCAttgtaaataaagtatatttctgGGAAACTCTATGGTAAACTTTACTAGAAACTGAATTAGCTTAACCCGGACGGCAAAGGCCAATCATTCATAAGGCCCAGCTCTTGCTGACCGAGTGGAAGCTATGCAAGGCAGGACAGCCCCAAGCAAGTCTAGTCATATTCAGTGTCAGCTGGACTGTTTTCCTTGATGAGAATTTGAGGTGCTCTCATTCAAATGCACCAACATCATCCCATCCTAATTCTCAATACCTGTCCTCAGTGCAACCAGAATAGCCCCCATTCCTTGCCCAGTTTCTGGTCA is drawn from Saccopteryx leptura isolate mSacLep1 chromosome 1, mSacLep1_pri_phased_curated, whole genome shotgun sequence and contains these coding sequences:
- the LOC136384999 gene encoding solute carrier family 2, facilitated glucose transporter member 3-like, whose amino-acid sequence is MESNKQHVTASLIFAITTAVIGSFQFGYNIGVINAPEAIINDFINYTMEKSLEDLPSEMLLTTLWSLSVAIFTVGGMIGSFSVGLFLNRFGRCNSMLIVNLLAIIGGGLMGLCKLVESVVMLILGRLVIGLFCGLSTGFVPVYIGEVSPTALRGAFGTLHQLAIVIGILVSQVFGLNVILGTDDLWPVLLGFPILPAILQCIALLFCPESPRFLLIIRKEEDKAKKILQRLWGTQDVTQELQEMKDESARMAQEKQVTVLELFRVRNYQQPILISIMLQLAQQLSGINAVFYYSTGIFKDAGVEEPIYATIGAGVVNTIFTVVSLFLVEKAGRRTLLMTGLGGMAFCTSLMSVSLVLKNSYNWMSFILIGAILIFVAFFEIGPGPIPWFIVAELFSQGPRPAAMAVAACSNWTSNFFIALLFPFAESHLGPYIFIIFTGFLMAFLMFTFFKVPETRGRTFEEITRSFEGQAQEADRAQGGPAVEMNRAQPSKETSADS